A single genomic interval of Gouania willdenowi chromosome 22, fGouWil2.1, whole genome shotgun sequence harbors:
- the zfyve28 gene encoding lateral signaling target protein 2 homolog isoform X4, translating into MDECIPNERANRDFCVKFPEEIRHDNLAGQLWFGAECLAAGSIIMNREIESIAMRPLAKDLTRSLEEVRNITRDQALRDLNVYTDRMRDALRHFDSLFAEFELSYVSAMVPVKSPKEYYVQQEVMVLFCETVERALKLDYLTQDMIDDYEPALMFTIPRLAIVCGLVVYSDGPLNLDRKSEDISELFRPFRTLLKKIRDLLQTLTEEELITLERNLCISQDGELSTSPGLATSSAPPPIQENHPSSVPVNDSSVVEGERTEEHLAVFVSSGPEEALAEVEKGWEEVDTEEEQDNVLLCEEAEEAELACSMQYDEEELEQLNMMVYRVGDEMSTLLSPPSQGQSPARLPNKGVSSTASSAENSPYRSSGSQRRTGMHVEEEDRVFLMEDLEAAGDALTSVSREACSCVTSDRAGIQDQEPLRNGWFSEATSEQPRNLNTSRSLAKRPPCTAGRGPESLPYANGWEMGLEGTAAETAEVIAHRMGGMKLSATVIFNPHSPSLTELAVDKLLLPRPPPSEMEACGPLVATHCLLNSCVCCGSCEDGHDDAMGTGPSALALALPLSLDKHCQTTASSVVIQSSTRQPPPRGHEATERTDPSFYDSVERQEELSNPQLCEKCLKWHRTQDCDSRGSDGESTCSPQVGSANGGWQKDTDKDEPEYKDVKRDTKEDCRRSSSFQNSPPSSVSGSDCDSVSVTTCSLSSSAYTPSPVSSLTSSSGTSDDPDHQEIQMVLQDAKMAARNKIRSRFHSSSDLIHRLFVCISGVADQLQTNYASDLRSILKTLFEVMATKYEQGDDDKLKLAGPVLRNAVLEDCALCQETVSSSELAAKAQEGQFEDPPDWVPDEDCNSCIACKAPFTVIRRKHHCRSCGKIFCSRCSSHSAPLPRYRQVKPVRVCTHCYMFHVTPFYSDKAAV; encoded by the exons ATGGATGAATGTATCCCCAACGAGCGGGCCAACAGAGACTTCTGTGTCAAGTTCCCTGAGGAGATTCGTCATGACAACTTGGCGGGGCAGCTGTGGTTTGGGGCTGAG TGTTTGGCTGCAGGTTCCATCATCATGAACAGGGAGATTGAGAGCATTGCGATGCGACCCCTGGCTAAAGACCTCACCCGTAGCCTAGAGGAAGTACGCAACATTACCCGGGACCAGGCTTTAAGAGACCTCAACGTGTACACGGACCGCATGAGGGACGCATTGCGACATTTTGACAGCCTTTTTGCTGAGTTTGAACTCAG ctaTGTGTCAGCCATGGTGCCTGTGAAGTCTCCCAAAGAATATTATGTGCAGCAGGAAGTGATGGTGCTCTTTTGTGAGACTGTAGAAAG GGCTCTAAAGCTGGACTACCTCACACAGGACATGATCGATGACTATGAACCTGCCCTTATGTTTACAATTCCCAGACTAGCCATTGTGTG TGGGCTGGTTGTGTATTCCGATGGACCGCTCAACTTGGACAGAAAATCAGAGGACATATCTGAGCTCTTCAGGCCTTTTCGCACGCTACTTAAGAAAATAAG AGATCTTCTACAAACTCTGACCGAGGAAGAGTTGATTACACTCGAACGGAACCTGTGCATTTCTCAGGACGGGGAGTTGTCCACAAGCCCAGGACTTGCCACAAGTAGTGCCCCGCCACCGATCCAGGAGAACCATCCATCCTCCGTCCCAGTTAATGACTCCAGCGTAGTAGAGGGAGAGAGGACAGAGGAAcatctggctgtgtttgtgtcttCGGGGCCAGAGGAGGCGTTGGCAGAGGTGGAAAAGGGCTGGGAGGAGGTGGACACTGAGGAGGAGCAGGACAACGTTCTCCTCTGTGAGGAGGCGGAGGAGGCTGAGCTGGCCTGTTCTATGCAGTATGACGAAGAGGAGCTGGAGCAGCTCAACATGATGGTGTACCGTGTGGGGGACGAGATGTCCACGCTGCTGTCCCCACCCAGTCAGGGTCAATCCCCAGCTCGTCTCCCCAACAAAGGGGTGTCCAGTACGGCCTCCAGTGCTGAGAACTCTCCGTACAGGAGCTCAGGGAGCCAGAGGAGGACAGGCATGCACGTAGAGGAGGAGGACAGAGTCTTCTTGATGGAAGACCTGGAGGCAGCGGGAGACGCTTTAACCAGCGTCTCTAGAGAAGCGTGTAGTTGTGTAACCTCAGATAGGGCTGGAATCCAGGACCAGGAGCCTCTGAGAAACGGCTGGTTCTCTGAGGCCACGTCAGAGCAGCCTCGTAACCTAAACACATCACGCTCCCTTGCAAAACGACCCCCCTGCACCGCTGGTCGTGGTCCAGAATCACTGCCTTACGCTAACGGATGGGAGATGGGTTTGGAAGGCACAGCAGCAGAAACGGCTGAGGTCATCGCCCATCGGATGGGAGGCATGAAGCTTTCTGCCACTGTCATCTTTAACCCCCATTCACCCAGTTTGACCGAGCTGGCCGTGGACAAGCTGCTGTTGCCTCGGCCCCCTCCTTCTGAGATGGAGGCCTGTGGCCCCCTGGTGGCCACCCACTGCCTGCTCAACTCCTGCGTCTGCTGCGGCAGCTGCGAGGACGGCCACGACGACGCCATGGGCACAGGCCCCTCTGCGCTGGCACTGGCCCTTCCACTGTCCCTGGACAAACACTGTCAGACCACCGCCTCCAGCGTCGTCATCCAGTCCTCCACTCGCCAACCGCCCCCTCGGGGTCACGAGGCCACCGAGCGGACTGATCCCTCCTTCTACGACTCCGTAGAGCGACAGGAAGAGCTTTCGAACCCTCAGCTGTGTGAGAAGTGCCTGAAGTGGCATCGCACTCAGGACTGTGACTCTAGAGGGAGCGACGGGGAGTCCACATGCAGCCCCCAGGTAGGGTCTGCCAACGGAGGCTGGCAGAAAGACACGGACAAAGACGAACCAGAATATAAAGATGTGAAAAGAGACACCAAAGAAGACTGCAGAAGGAGCTCCAG ttttcagAACTCTCCGCCCAGCTCAGTATCAGGTAGTGACTGTGATAGTGTATCGGTCACCACTTGTAGTCTGTCAAGCAGTGCCTACACGCCAAG CCCCGTGAGCAGCTTGACCTCCAGCTCGGGGACATCTGATGACCCAGACCACCAGGAGATCCAGATGGTCCTGCAAGATGCAAAGATGGCAGCGAGGAACAAGATCCGTTCTCGTTTCCACAGCAGCAGTGATCTCATCCATCGTCTCTTTGTGTGTATATCAG GCGTTGCTGATCAGCTGCAGACAAACTACGCCAGCGACCTTCGCAGCATCCTCAAGACTTTGTTTGAAGTTATGGCAACAAAGTACGAGCAGGGAGATGACGACAAGCTGAAGTTAG CAGGCCCAGTTCTACGCAATGCGGTGCTGGAGGACTGCGCTCTCTGCCAGGAAACTGTTTCCTCATCAGAATTGGCTGCCAAAGCCCAAGAAGGCCAGTTCGAAG ATCCTCCAGACTGGGTTCCTGATGAAGATTGTAACTCCTGCATCGCCTGCAAGGCTCCGTTCACTGTCATACGCAGGAAGCACCACTGCAGGAGCTGTGGGAAG ATCTTCTGCTCCCGTTGCTCCTCCCACTCCGCTCCGTTGCCACGGTACCGACAGGTGAAGCCTGTCAGAGTTTGCACACATTGCTACATGTTCCACGTCACACCGTTCTACAGCGACAAAGCCGCCGTCTGA
- the zfyve28 gene encoding lateral signaling target protein 2 homolog isoform X3, whose translation MNRFRKWLYKPKRTDPQLLAQFYFADDELNQVATELDSLDGRKDPQRCTLLVNQFRSCQDNVLNIISQIMDECIPNERANRDFCVKFPEEIRHDNLAGQLWFGAECLAAGSIIMNREIESIAMRPLAKDLTRSLEEVRNITRDQALRDLNVYTDRMRDALRHFDSLFAEFELSYVSAMVPVKSPKEYYVQQEVMVLFCETVERALKLDYLTQDMIDDYEPALMFTIPRLAIVCGLVVYSDGPLNLDRKSEDISELFRPFRTLLKKIRDLLQTLTEEELITLERNLCISQDGELSTSPGLATSSAPPPIQENHPSSVPVNDSSVVEGERTEEHLAVFVSSGPEEALAEVEKGWEEVDTEEEQDNVLLCEEAEEAELACSMQYDEEELEQLNMMVYRVGDEMSTLLSPPSQGQSPARLPNKGVSSTASSAENSPYRSSGSQRRTGMHVEEEDRVFLMEDLEAAGDALTSVSREACSCVTSDRAGIQDQEPLRNGWFSEATSEQPRNLNTSRSLAKRPPCTAGRGPESLPYANGWEMGLEGTAAETAEVIAHRMGGMKLSATVIFNPHSPSLTELAVDKLLLPRPPPSEMEACGPLVATHCLLNSCVCCGSCEDGHDDAMGTGPSALALALPLSLDKHCQTTASSVVIQSSTRQPPPRGHEATERTDPSFYDSVERQEELSNPQLCEKCLKWHRTQDCDSRGSDGESTCSPQVGSANGGWQKDTDKDEPEYKDVKRDTKEDCRRSSSPVSSLTSSSGTSDDPDHQEIQMVLQDAKMAARNKIRSRFHSSSDLIHRLFVCISGVADQLQTNYASDLRSILKTLFEVMATKYEQGDDDKLKLAGPVLRNAVLEDCALCQETVSSSELAAKAQEGQFEDPPDWVPDEDCNSCIACKAPFTVIRRKHHCRSCGKIFCSRCSSHSAPLPRYRQVKPVRVCTHCYMFHVTPFYSDKAAV comes from the exons GACAATGTGTTGAACATTATCAGCCAGATCATGGATGAATGTATCCCCAACGAGCGGGCCAACAGAGACTTCTGTGTCAAGTTCCCTGAGGAGATTCGTCATGACAACTTGGCGGGGCAGCTGTGGTTTGGGGCTGAG TGTTTGGCTGCAGGTTCCATCATCATGAACAGGGAGATTGAGAGCATTGCGATGCGACCCCTGGCTAAAGACCTCACCCGTAGCCTAGAGGAAGTACGCAACATTACCCGGGACCAGGCTTTAAGAGACCTCAACGTGTACACGGACCGCATGAGGGACGCATTGCGACATTTTGACAGCCTTTTTGCTGAGTTTGAACTCAG ctaTGTGTCAGCCATGGTGCCTGTGAAGTCTCCCAAAGAATATTATGTGCAGCAGGAAGTGATGGTGCTCTTTTGTGAGACTGTAGAAAG GGCTCTAAAGCTGGACTACCTCACACAGGACATGATCGATGACTATGAACCTGCCCTTATGTTTACAATTCCCAGACTAGCCATTGTGTG TGGGCTGGTTGTGTATTCCGATGGACCGCTCAACTTGGACAGAAAATCAGAGGACATATCTGAGCTCTTCAGGCCTTTTCGCACGCTACTTAAGAAAATAAG AGATCTTCTACAAACTCTGACCGAGGAAGAGTTGATTACACTCGAACGGAACCTGTGCATTTCTCAGGACGGGGAGTTGTCCACAAGCCCAGGACTTGCCACAAGTAGTGCCCCGCCACCGATCCAGGAGAACCATCCATCCTCCGTCCCAGTTAATGACTCCAGCGTAGTAGAGGGAGAGAGGACAGAGGAAcatctggctgtgtttgtgtcttCGGGGCCAGAGGAGGCGTTGGCAGAGGTGGAAAAGGGCTGGGAGGAGGTGGACACTGAGGAGGAGCAGGACAACGTTCTCCTCTGTGAGGAGGCGGAGGAGGCTGAGCTGGCCTGTTCTATGCAGTATGACGAAGAGGAGCTGGAGCAGCTCAACATGATGGTGTACCGTGTGGGGGACGAGATGTCCACGCTGCTGTCCCCACCCAGTCAGGGTCAATCCCCAGCTCGTCTCCCCAACAAAGGGGTGTCCAGTACGGCCTCCAGTGCTGAGAACTCTCCGTACAGGAGCTCAGGGAGCCAGAGGAGGACAGGCATGCACGTAGAGGAGGAGGACAGAGTCTTCTTGATGGAAGACCTGGAGGCAGCGGGAGACGCTTTAACCAGCGTCTCTAGAGAAGCGTGTAGTTGTGTAACCTCAGATAGGGCTGGAATCCAGGACCAGGAGCCTCTGAGAAACGGCTGGTTCTCTGAGGCCACGTCAGAGCAGCCTCGTAACCTAAACACATCACGCTCCCTTGCAAAACGACCCCCCTGCACCGCTGGTCGTGGTCCAGAATCACTGCCTTACGCTAACGGATGGGAGATGGGTTTGGAAGGCACAGCAGCAGAAACGGCTGAGGTCATCGCCCATCGGATGGGAGGCATGAAGCTTTCTGCCACTGTCATCTTTAACCCCCATTCACCCAGTTTGACCGAGCTGGCCGTGGACAAGCTGCTGTTGCCTCGGCCCCCTCCTTCTGAGATGGAGGCCTGTGGCCCCCTGGTGGCCACCCACTGCCTGCTCAACTCCTGCGTCTGCTGCGGCAGCTGCGAGGACGGCCACGACGACGCCATGGGCACAGGCCCCTCTGCGCTGGCACTGGCCCTTCCACTGTCCCTGGACAAACACTGTCAGACCACCGCCTCCAGCGTCGTCATCCAGTCCTCCACTCGCCAACCGCCCCCTCGGGGTCACGAGGCCACCGAGCGGACTGATCCCTCCTTCTACGACTCCGTAGAGCGACAGGAAGAGCTTTCGAACCCTCAGCTGTGTGAGAAGTGCCTGAAGTGGCATCGCACTCAGGACTGTGACTCTAGAGGGAGCGACGGGGAGTCCACATGCAGCCCCCAGGTAGGGTCTGCCAACGGAGGCTGGCAGAAAGACACGGACAAAGACGAACCAGAATATAAAGATGTGAAAAGAGACACCAAAGAAGACTGCAGAAGGAGCTCCAG CCCCGTGAGCAGCTTGACCTCCAGCTCGGGGACATCTGATGACCCAGACCACCAGGAGATCCAGATGGTCCTGCAAGATGCAAAGATGGCAGCGAGGAACAAGATCCGTTCTCGTTTCCACAGCAGCAGTGATCTCATCCATCGTCTCTTTGTGTGTATATCAG GCGTTGCTGATCAGCTGCAGACAAACTACGCCAGCGACCTTCGCAGCATCCTCAAGACTTTGTTTGAAGTTATGGCAACAAAGTACGAGCAGGGAGATGACGACAAGCTGAAGTTAG CAGGCCCAGTTCTACGCAATGCGGTGCTGGAGGACTGCGCTCTCTGCCAGGAAACTGTTTCCTCATCAGAATTGGCTGCCAAAGCCCAAGAAGGCCAGTTCGAAG ATCCTCCAGACTGGGTTCCTGATGAAGATTGTAACTCCTGCATCGCCTGCAAGGCTCCGTTCACTGTCATACGCAGGAAGCACCACTGCAGGAGCTGTGGGAAG ATCTTCTGCTCCCGTTGCTCCTCCCACTCCGCTCCGTTGCCACGGTACCGACAGGTGAAGCCTGTCAGAGTTTGCACACATTGCTACATGTTCCACGTCACACCGTTCTACAGCGACAAAGCCGCCGTCTGA
- the zfyve28 gene encoding lateral signaling target protein 2 homolog isoform X1, translated as MNRFRKWLYKPKRTDPQLLAQFYFADDELNQVATELDSLDGRKDPQRCTLLVNQFRSCQDNVLNIISQIMDECIPNERANRDFCVKFPEEIRHDNLAGQLWFGAECLAAGSIIMNREIESIAMRPLAKDLTRSLEEVRNITRDQALRDLNVYTDRMRDALRHFDSLFAEFELSYVSAMVPVKSPKEYYVQQEVMVLFCETVERALKLDYLTQDMIDDYEPALMFTIPRLAIVCGLVVYSDGPLNLDRKSEDISELFRPFRTLLKKIRDLLQTLTEEELITLERNLCISQDGELSTSPGLATSSAPPPIQENHPSSVPVNDSSVVEGERTEEHLAVFVSSGPEEALAEVEKGWEEVDTEEEQDNVLLCEEAEEAELACSMQYDEEELEQLNMMVYRVGDEMSTLLSPPSQGQSPARLPNKGVSSTASSAENSPYRSSGSQRRTGMHVEEEDRVFLMEDLEAAGDALTSVSREACSCVTSDRAGIQDQEPLRNGWFSEATSEQPRNLNTSRSLAKRPPCTAGRGPESLPYANGWEMGLEGTAAETAEVIAHRMGGMKLSATVIFNPHSPSLTELAVDKLLLPRPPPSEMEACGPLVATHCLLNSCVCCGSCEDGHDDAMGTGPSALALALPLSLDKHCQTTASSVVIQSSTRQPPPRGHEATERTDPSFYDSVERQEELSNPQLCEKCLKWHRTQDCDSRGSDGESTCSPQVGSANGGWQKDTDKDEPEYKDVKRDTKEDCRRSSSFQNSPPSSVSGSDCDSVSVTTCSLSSSAYTPSPVSSLTSSSGTSDDPDHQEIQMVLQDAKMAARNKIRSRFHSSSDLIHRLFVCISGVADQLQTNYASDLRSILKTLFEVMATKYEQGDDDKLKLAGPVLRNAVLEDCALCQETVSSSELAAKAQEGQFEDPPDWVPDEDCNSCIACKAPFTVIRRKHHCRSCGKIFCSRCSSHSAPLPRYRQVKPVRVCTHCYMFHVTPFYSDKAAV; from the exons GACAATGTGTTGAACATTATCAGCCAGATCATGGATGAATGTATCCCCAACGAGCGGGCCAACAGAGACTTCTGTGTCAAGTTCCCTGAGGAGATTCGTCATGACAACTTGGCGGGGCAGCTGTGGTTTGGGGCTGAG TGTTTGGCTGCAGGTTCCATCATCATGAACAGGGAGATTGAGAGCATTGCGATGCGACCCCTGGCTAAAGACCTCACCCGTAGCCTAGAGGAAGTACGCAACATTACCCGGGACCAGGCTTTAAGAGACCTCAACGTGTACACGGACCGCATGAGGGACGCATTGCGACATTTTGACAGCCTTTTTGCTGAGTTTGAACTCAG ctaTGTGTCAGCCATGGTGCCTGTGAAGTCTCCCAAAGAATATTATGTGCAGCAGGAAGTGATGGTGCTCTTTTGTGAGACTGTAGAAAG GGCTCTAAAGCTGGACTACCTCACACAGGACATGATCGATGACTATGAACCTGCCCTTATGTTTACAATTCCCAGACTAGCCATTGTGTG TGGGCTGGTTGTGTATTCCGATGGACCGCTCAACTTGGACAGAAAATCAGAGGACATATCTGAGCTCTTCAGGCCTTTTCGCACGCTACTTAAGAAAATAAG AGATCTTCTACAAACTCTGACCGAGGAAGAGTTGATTACACTCGAACGGAACCTGTGCATTTCTCAGGACGGGGAGTTGTCCACAAGCCCAGGACTTGCCACAAGTAGTGCCCCGCCACCGATCCAGGAGAACCATCCATCCTCCGTCCCAGTTAATGACTCCAGCGTAGTAGAGGGAGAGAGGACAGAGGAAcatctggctgtgtttgtgtcttCGGGGCCAGAGGAGGCGTTGGCAGAGGTGGAAAAGGGCTGGGAGGAGGTGGACACTGAGGAGGAGCAGGACAACGTTCTCCTCTGTGAGGAGGCGGAGGAGGCTGAGCTGGCCTGTTCTATGCAGTATGACGAAGAGGAGCTGGAGCAGCTCAACATGATGGTGTACCGTGTGGGGGACGAGATGTCCACGCTGCTGTCCCCACCCAGTCAGGGTCAATCCCCAGCTCGTCTCCCCAACAAAGGGGTGTCCAGTACGGCCTCCAGTGCTGAGAACTCTCCGTACAGGAGCTCAGGGAGCCAGAGGAGGACAGGCATGCACGTAGAGGAGGAGGACAGAGTCTTCTTGATGGAAGACCTGGAGGCAGCGGGAGACGCTTTAACCAGCGTCTCTAGAGAAGCGTGTAGTTGTGTAACCTCAGATAGGGCTGGAATCCAGGACCAGGAGCCTCTGAGAAACGGCTGGTTCTCTGAGGCCACGTCAGAGCAGCCTCGTAACCTAAACACATCACGCTCCCTTGCAAAACGACCCCCCTGCACCGCTGGTCGTGGTCCAGAATCACTGCCTTACGCTAACGGATGGGAGATGGGTTTGGAAGGCACAGCAGCAGAAACGGCTGAGGTCATCGCCCATCGGATGGGAGGCATGAAGCTTTCTGCCACTGTCATCTTTAACCCCCATTCACCCAGTTTGACCGAGCTGGCCGTGGACAAGCTGCTGTTGCCTCGGCCCCCTCCTTCTGAGATGGAGGCCTGTGGCCCCCTGGTGGCCACCCACTGCCTGCTCAACTCCTGCGTCTGCTGCGGCAGCTGCGAGGACGGCCACGACGACGCCATGGGCACAGGCCCCTCTGCGCTGGCACTGGCCCTTCCACTGTCCCTGGACAAACACTGTCAGACCACCGCCTCCAGCGTCGTCATCCAGTCCTCCACTCGCCAACCGCCCCCTCGGGGTCACGAGGCCACCGAGCGGACTGATCCCTCCTTCTACGACTCCGTAGAGCGACAGGAAGAGCTTTCGAACCCTCAGCTGTGTGAGAAGTGCCTGAAGTGGCATCGCACTCAGGACTGTGACTCTAGAGGGAGCGACGGGGAGTCCACATGCAGCCCCCAGGTAGGGTCTGCCAACGGAGGCTGGCAGAAAGACACGGACAAAGACGAACCAGAATATAAAGATGTGAAAAGAGACACCAAAGAAGACTGCAGAAGGAGCTCCAG ttttcagAACTCTCCGCCCAGCTCAGTATCAGGTAGTGACTGTGATAGTGTATCGGTCACCACTTGTAGTCTGTCAAGCAGTGCCTACACGCCAAG CCCCGTGAGCAGCTTGACCTCCAGCTCGGGGACATCTGATGACCCAGACCACCAGGAGATCCAGATGGTCCTGCAAGATGCAAAGATGGCAGCGAGGAACAAGATCCGTTCTCGTTTCCACAGCAGCAGTGATCTCATCCATCGTCTCTTTGTGTGTATATCAG GCGTTGCTGATCAGCTGCAGACAAACTACGCCAGCGACCTTCGCAGCATCCTCAAGACTTTGTTTGAAGTTATGGCAACAAAGTACGAGCAGGGAGATGACGACAAGCTGAAGTTAG CAGGCCCAGTTCTACGCAATGCGGTGCTGGAGGACTGCGCTCTCTGCCAGGAAACTGTTTCCTCATCAGAATTGGCTGCCAAAGCCCAAGAAGGCCAGTTCGAAG ATCCTCCAGACTGGGTTCCTGATGAAGATTGTAACTCCTGCATCGCCTGCAAGGCTCCGTTCACTGTCATACGCAGGAAGCACCACTGCAGGAGCTGTGGGAAG ATCTTCTGCTCCCGTTGCTCCTCCCACTCCGCTCCGTTGCCACGGTACCGACAGGTGAAGCCTGTCAGAGTTTGCACACATTGCTACATGTTCCACGTCACACCGTTCTACAGCGACAAAGCCGCCGTCTGA